DNA from Triplophysa dalaica isolate WHDGS20190420 chromosome 9, ASM1584641v1, whole genome shotgun sequence:
GGGCATTGCTTCCTTTGCAAGAACACTTCCAAATCCAAAAAATCAATATGTCAGCATGCGTGCATGTGTAGTAATCATCATATGCACTTTAtcattcttttaaaatgtttttcctcTGCTATTAAAGTTTAGAGGAGACGATCGTTGTCTGTTTTAAAGCTGTGGTTTAGACATACTAGTTCAGATTTTATTCATACTCGTAAAAACTAAATTCTAGCTGTTATTTTGTAAGAATGATTTATggattgttgttgttattgtttctATAGAGTTCGAGATTTAATGCGTGCTGGAGTCATAAAGCACGAGCACAAACCTATCTGGTTTGATGTGTATGCTGCTTTTCCACCTAAAAGAGAGCCTTTATTCGAGAAATCCTTAAGAAGAGTGAGGAATCAAACAGAAGACAGTGTGCCTGAAATCTTCTACAAGGAGGATGAAATCCGAGCGTAAGTCAGAACAATTTGTTCAAAGTTGATGCCATCAAAATAAGAGGAaatcattaaatgttttatgataataaatactgctttaaaaaacaacctGTTGATTGCTTTTAATACTTTTAGGAAGTTTTTTGAGGTGTACGGTAATGGACCCAGAGCTTTTGAGCTCCTCAAGTCCAACTTTGTTTCGCCTTGTCAGAGGTAAGTTACAGTGTTCCCCACCCACACTGtgcatttgttttacatgtgtAATTGTTTCAGCGTGACTcttgtgtgtgttaatgtattTGGGTGTCTTTGTGCAGGTTTGTGATGAAGTACAGTGAATTAGAAAGCCGCAGTGATGTTAAACCCGAGGCGCTGTTTGAAGAAACGGCTAAAGCGCTTCTCGCAGAAGGAGTTTTATTAAGGAAGAGAGGAGGACCAGCTGTAAGTATAAATTCATGGACATCTGAATACTTTCCTGGATAACTCTTCATCAGTAAGTTATTTTCTGTTATGTTTCTGTACGAACAACAGGTGGCGTCAGAGTCTcgtgatcctttgctgaacatGAAGTTGACTGAAATGTTGGCAGAGCagcagagagacacagagaccGAGACAGATGTTTCAGAGAAGCGGCCACAGGAAGCAGACAGCACTGACAGCCAGTCatcatcaaaaatataactTCTCTCTGTCAGGACAACATAAACTGGACTTACCTTTGGCACATTGACaggctgataaattctgtgatttttgaGGCACAAAGTGGAGGAACACTCATATTGTTTGTTCAGTCGTGAAGACAATTTATTGTCCAAAcagcattgtgtgtttgtgtacttcTTGGTGTCAAATGAGTGAGGCTGAAGACCGTTGAAGTgactttttttgctttatccTTTATAGCCAAGCAGATGTTAAAGAGATTTTTCTGCTGCCTGTATCAGACAGCCATTTTCATGTTCTGTGAGCTAttaagtatttaattttttatgtctgtgtgtaataaaatatgtgGACTGTTTAATTAAAGTACTTAAGAGTCCATTAACGGCAGCAGTGAGAAGAGTATCAGCATAGTAAATACTTAATAAAGTATTATATCTTTACAGTTTTCTGAGTCACCCCATAAACTTATGATTAACGTTCATGATATAAAACTTTTCACCACTGTTGAAATTAATGCTTATCAATGCACgcttacatttaaataaatgtttcatgcTTAAGACGCCATAgtgtttttttgcttttctaTTTTGTGGTTCAATCCTTCTAAAAGCAAGAACAGATTTGTGTAgacattatttaatatatagtaCCTCTAATGTACTCTTGAGGTTAAATCTTCAatacaatgttaaaaaacgtGACATTTTGAAAATAGATTTGTTGTTGTTGGGTGTAGTGCCCCTCAAAAAATTGTCACATTTGTCcacatttttattgtagaatCTGTTTGTATGACCAAAAACAGAGGATGTGGCCGCGAAGGAAGGCAGGAAGGTGTGGAGGTGTAAACTGGGAAAAGGAAAATTCAATCCTGATGTTATTACAACCaagaattaaatatttgtattctttaGGGACATTTTGTTATGTACAGAATGGCCAGAGTTggaaaaaagtgtgttaataGATTTGACAGCAGTAATTGATGCTACTTATAAAGCCATGACTCCTCCACATTTTGTAAACATGAAATTTAATCATAAATTACCAACTTTTGTTAATAGGGATAATGTGCGAAAGATGTATAAACTACACTAAAACTTTAAAGATAAATagaaaaacttttgttttattgaaacaGTAAATATGAAGGTTTCACATTAGACTAGTATGCATAACTGCACtgttattatgtatattttttacaaaagcaTTAACTGCAGCTACTACGCTaaaattggcgtatcatatgcacctAGAAATAGGCGTATTGTATGCACGCAAAATTGAACTTCGGTTTACGTGTTACACGATATTGAGTTAACGGAACAGTCCGTCACTTTCTGTCACCGCTAGATGGCACTCATGTAACGTCTATTGGTTGATATGTGTCATGTGCATCTGGTGAACATGCTTCACATCATGTATCCGAAAGACAGTGTAATGCTGAAGGAGAGCATAGAgctgtcaaaatgtattttgcatctATGCACATCTCGGATAACGTTTTCCTCAgaagtcatttatttgtttcgatGTTGCGCATttcaatttgtgttattttgttgaCGTTAATGGCTTTTATATGTGTGTTatcatgtgtgcatgactgagtgtgtgtgttgctgtgAGGGGGGCCCAGATGCGCCTGAAATTAGTGAAGGAGAGGCGTGAAAATACTGAAGGCAGAAGAGCATGACGGTCGATCTGAGGGTGCACGAGcgctgtgtaaatgtgtttgactGCCGTCCCAATCCTGAAAGCAACAACCTTTCCAAAAATTACCACGGTAACATAATAATTAACATAATTCTCACAAAAACACCACAGTTTAGTCCTTCAAACATTAAGTGTTCAGAATCATTCTTTATTTACTCAaattaaagggatcgttcacccaaaaataaaaattctgtcatcatttaccttttgtcattttaagcctgtatgactttcttccgcaggacacaaaagatattttgaaaaatgttgttaactggaccccatagcatcggttttgtgtccatacagaaGAAATGAATGGGGTCCAATAGGTGTATAATAaccaattttcttcaaaatatcttctcttgtgttctgtgaaagaaagacataaagatttgaaatgaaaagagggcaAGTAAAGTAAGCATTTCTATTATCAtagttttacaacaaaaaaaaaagatttgggTAAAACAAAGATGGTTAATATTTGTAAAGAAGAAAGCCCAAGAATTTgaattttctgtaaaacacacagcATTCGTTGGCTCGTTTTTCTTTCATTGCTAAATTTATATGAGAAACATTTGTTCTGACTTTAAGGTTTCTACAGAAGTCATTATTAAAGAGAGACAACAGAGTGTGAATGAGGCTGATGAGTCCGGATGGCCATAACATTTCTATTTGAGCACTACACATTTGCGGAAACAATCCAGAAATCTGTGAAAAAGCAgtagaaaaataaaaccaataatAAGTGCGAACTATCTGCCACTATGAAATAATGTAGCatttgtgcaaaaaaagtttttgtgaaaCGGTTGTAAAGCATGTTAACGATAAACATATGTCAGCATTTAAAGGGCCTGCTCACCATTACGGAActagaaatacaaaaacatttgtttcctcACTTCAGAGGACGGCTGCTGTATTTATACATGGTTTGAAATTTTTATGTCCTGAGAATACAACTGGCCTATTTTAAGCTCTGTGTCCCTGGCTGTGTTTTTTCCTTCACTATAGGTTGATAATGAGCCATGATCTGTACACACTGGATGTGCGCTACTGCTTTTGTCTGGTGGCCGAACGTTCCTTTGAGTACATCATCACCATAATCGATGGCAGGTTGAGCCGGCTGGGGTTTGAAGACCTTTGCACAAATACTGTTTGTTTCACTTCTCTACAGCTGTGGAGTTTAGAAGAAAGGCTGTTTTCCAGTTGCCCTGGTCAACGTATCGATTGGGACCtgcttgtttgttgttttatttatttatttgtttattcagcCCTGGAGCTTTGGGATTCTCCCTTCTGCATATGTCAAGGGCATTTCCCTCCCAAGTGTGTGCTAACGCTTCTTTTTCATCCCGTGCCTGCAAAGAGTTTTGTGCAATACAAGCGGACCGGTCGTTCGCATAAagatttgtgatgttttaaaattaGACTCGTATATTACTTGAGAGACCTGGATTGCTGTAGGTTGCAACGTTCTCCTCCTCGTTCTGCTGAGGTCggcacaaataaagatatagTAGCCTAAAATTACGAAGCTTTCCCAAACTAGGCCAAGATATAGCGTTAAACATTTCACAGATGTTCTGCTTACAAAGCTCTGAGCCAACGAGGTGGTTTATGGCGATCTGACAAGTTTAAACACACTCAGGTTCTAATTAGATCCAAAAATGGTTTGACAGCCTGATCCCCTTAGAGAGCCTTTTTATATTCCatcagtttctttcttctttggaaGAGCTTACTGATGATTTAAAGAGCCCAAAAGCAATATACAGATCTAAAGAACGTTTTAAATGTCCAAACAAATCATAAAGCAAATCAAGAGCCTTACACAGCAAAAAAGGTGGAAAAAACTAAAGAAACCTTTGGTAACGTGGATACTATTGTGGATAGTAATTAATTGTtgggttcttattttattatcattgcAAAAATGGGgaaatgatgtgttgtgttttaggatttattttaatttggttGATTTTAGGATTGTTGGTCACtagtaatttattttaattatgagttattttgatgagttttaaagagatagttcaccccaaaatgcttattattaaaaaattacttactccaaacctgtatacatttctttgtttggttgaacacagagaaaaacatttggtagaatgcttgtaaccgaaaagttcttggaccccattgactaccgcagtaggaaaaatgacaatggtactaaaaaagtgccccagaactgtttgttgtcctacattcttacaatatcttcctttgtgctcaacagaacaattAAATTTGTTCAGAATTGGGACAAATCGAATATGAGtacatgataacagaatttttatttggttgtgaacaattgtaatgtttaaaatatgctAAATCAAAGTTGATCTACTCTTAACACCTTTTATCCCAAACTTTGCATTTTGTGCCCCTTTACCTATAAAGAGGTACATTATAGTTACAATTATATACGCTGTAAATTCTGCTTAATTATGCGGTAGATTGCAGGCCGTAATCTAAAGCGTTACCAAACTTTTAAATCTGAAGAACATACTTTCAAGAGTACTTGCTAAATATCATAAgattgttaaacattttgagtGCTTATAGGTAGAAGAAAGTGCACTTAAATACACATAAGTGATAGTTAAACGGACACCGAACAACATTGTACTccttcacttctattgcacacaaaagcaatgcaggTGAATGGGTACCgttgttgtttagttaccaacattcttcaaaatatcttctttttttgttctgcagaagaaagaaagtcatacagttttaaaatgacaagtgggtgagtaaatgatgacaacattttcacttttgaatgaacttttattttaaagtgctCTACTTTCACGCATTAAATTTGTACTTAATATGCTAAATATATAGCTGTCAATTCTTCTGCAAAGTTatcttaaaaagtacaaaagacaatttttttctaTGCTAAGTACAAAATTAGTGCTTGAAAATAAAGCACTAAGTGTATTTAAGTGGTCTTTTTTTAACCCAGTGGATGCAGTATATCCAATGGTATTGAAACGAAAAACTTAAGCATTGCCAT
Protein-coding regions in this window:
- the mrps23 gene encoding 28S ribosomal protein S23, mitochondrial; protein product: MAGSRLEKFGTVFTRVRDLMRAGVIKHEHKPIWFDVYAAFPPKREPLFEKSLRRVRNQTEDSVPEIFYKEDEIRAKFFEVYGNGPRAFELLKSNFVSPCQRFVMKYSELESRSDVKPEALFEETAKALLAEGVLLRKRGGPAVASESRDPLLNMKLTEMLAEQQRDTETETDVSEKRPQEADSTDSQSSSKI